The genomic window AGCACTTATTTCTATAATGGCACAAATGGGGAGCTTTGTTCCCGCTGCACAAGCACATATAAGTATAGTAGATCGCATATTTACTCGTATTGGCGCAGCAGATAATGTCGCTGAAGGTAAAAGTACTTTTTTAGTTGAAATGGAAGAAACTGCAGCTATTTGTAATCAAGCTACTCCACGCAGTTTAGTTATCCTAGATGAGGTCGGTCGTGGTACAAGTACTTTTGATGGTCTTGCTATTGCTCAAGCAGTTGTTGAATATATTTATACGCACGTACAAGCGCGTTGTTTATTTGCTACCCATTATCATGAACTTACTGTATTAGCGCAACAGTATCCAGGTATAGTATTGTATTACGCTGCGAGCACAAAGGCATCTGAAGGCATAGTATTGCTCCATAAGATTATCCCAGGCGTTGCTGATGGAAGCTTTGGCCTTGAAGTTGCTAAACTAGCACAACTGCCTGAATTAGTGCTTACACGTGCTCGTGTTATTGCTCAAGAGTTACTGGTGCGCGAACAACAACTTGCTGCATCAACTGGTAGTAATATAACAATTAAAGCACCTGCAGTTAATCAGCTTGTTGCACTTGAATCTCGATGTGCTGAACTTGAACAACGCAAGCGCGAGCTTGAATTGTATAGAGAGCAGCACGATACATCGCGCAAACAAGAGCATACAGTTATTCAAGAGTTGAGCAAACTTGATTGTGATAACTTAACACCACGACAAGCACTAGACATTTTATGCCGACTTAAAGAACTAGTTTAATAGCAATTAGTTTAGTCTTGAGTTTAAATCTTTATTTAGGTAGTATAGTAGTACCTAATAATCAATTAAGCTATTGAGAAGTCGTGATTAAAGAAAAAGAAATTATAATTAAATTATTAAGTGCTTTATTTCCGAAGGCCAAGATATATTTGTTTGGATCTCGGGCAAGAGGTACTTATAAGCTTACTTCAGATATAGATATTGCTCTAGATATAGGTGAGCCAATTTCTGGCCTTGACTTAGTAAAAGCTCGTAACATTATAGATGCATTAAATATTCCTCAAAAAGTTGATCTTGTAGATTTTAACTCAGTGCCTCAAGCTTTAAAAGATAACATTCTTAAAGAGGGAGTGGTGTGGAAAATTTAAAACTTCATTATGTAGAAGTGTTAAATGCTTACAAAAGGCTTGAACATATTATTGTTAAATTACATAATGCTCGTCTAAAAGTTTGTCCTGATGAAGATGATATTTTAGCTTATAGAGATTCTGTTATTAAGCGATTTGAATTTAGTTATGATTTAACATGGAAATTATTAAAGGCTTATCTAGAAACCAATTATTCTGTCTTAGTTGCTTCGCCTAAAAAAGTGTTTAGAGAATGTTTTGATCAAAATTTTATCACCGAAGAAGAAGCTCGTCAATTTCTTAATATGGCCGATGATCGTAATTTAACTACTCATACCTATAGTGAAGATATGGCTGAACAAATAAGTATTCGTATAGTTGTATATTATGAAGTTATGAGAGCAGTGCTTGAAAGGTTATATAAAGCATAATAAAGCAGTTTAGCCTTTTAAATGAGCTCCTTTAGGATTTGCCATAAATTAGTTTTCCTTCATGTTTTACTTTATAACAGAACCTTGTTTCATCTTGTGAAAATGTATCCCATTCTTTTTTGTTATATACCAAAATGTCTTTTGATAGATATAAACCAATGAGAGCTTTATGACCATCTACGAGCACTTGATGACGCGTTTTGTTATAGTCGTCAATTACAACAAGATCTGGATTGCCCCATGCATAGGAGCCAAAGATATATAAAGCTAAAGGATTATAAGTTTTTATGAGTCGTTGCTTAACTTCTTCAATAATATGAGAATCAATCATATATCTTCTTATAGTATTTAACTACTAGTATAGCATAAATATTAATGCTAAAAACAGGTTTTTATTTAAAATATTCCAACAATTGCACTACTTTAAAACTCAGTGATACTGTAATGAGAATCTATTATTAGACTCAGAGTTTTAAAGCAGCTTCAGCTTCTTACGGTTGAGGTAATCCATAAGCATATCCAATAATAACGGTCATAATATCTTGAGGAATAGGTTTTAAAGGCTCTCCTTTATCATTGCGTGCGTACCCAAGCAAACGAGTAGTGGACTTTACTAGGTGTTCTCTTAAAAGTCTAACGATTTCTGTTCTGTTTTGCCTTTCTTCAGATGTTGCCTCTGCCCGTAACGGGCTTTGAGCAAGATCTAGAGCTGTCTTGCCTTCACTGTCTTTTATTAATGCATCGGTGCCTGCATTGATAAGTTGTTTTACAATATCTTGGTTATTAACATTAATAGCAAAGTGAAGTGGTGTCGCTCCGAGCATATTAAGTAAATTAACATGTGCTCCAGCACTGAGTAAATGAGCCACTATATCTGGTTTTTTATACATAATAGCTGTATGTAAGGGTGGCAAGCTCTCGCCGACAGGATTTATATCAGCACCTTGTTGCAAAAGCTTGTCTATTTTTGGTATATTACCCTGCCTTATTTGTCCACCTAGTTTAAAATTGAGGTATTCACGGTCATTATCATTCATACTAAGACTTGGTAAGCAAAGGGAAATGAGTGTCATTGCTATATATTTTTTTATAGCCATAAAATTATCTTTCATAAAATTTTATTAAATTAAATATTTAACTATATTAGTTAATTTAACATATTTAATTTATAATTGTCAATAATGATATGGAGTCAACTAAGCTAGTATACTGATACTAATCAATTACATTAAGGTAAGAATAAATCAAATTGGTCTATGCGTTTGGTCAATAGTTGCGCCGCAATTATCTCCTGATCGAGAAATAGAGCTTGAATATTGTTTTGAAATAAGCGAATTATCGAGCGATCAAATCTTTTTAGTAATTACGAAGATCCACTGGTTATTAAGCTTAATGTCTATAATTTTAAATTTATTTT from Candidatus Dependentiae bacterium includes these protein-coding regions:
- a CDS encoding nucleotidyltransferase domain-containing protein; the encoded protein is MIKEKEIIIKLLSALFPKAKIYLFGSRARGTYKLTSDIDIALDIGEPISGLDLVKARNIIDALNIPQKVDLVDFNSVPQALKDNILKEGVVWKI
- a CDS encoding nucleotidyltransferase substrate binding protein, which encodes MENLKLHYVEVLNAYKRLEHIIVKLHNARLKVCPDEDDILAYRDSVIKRFEFSYDLTWKLLKAYLETNYSVLVASPKKVFRECFDQNFITEEEARQFLNMADDRNLTTHTYSEDMAEQISIRIVVYYEVMRAVLERLYKA
- a CDS encoding nucleotidyltransferase domain-containing protein; the encoded protein is MIDSHIIEEVKQRLIKTYNPLALYIFGSYAWGNPDLVVIDDYNKTRHQVLVDGHKALIGLYLSKDILVYNKKEWDTFSQDETRFCYKVKHEGKLIYGKS
- a CDS encoding ankyrin repeat domain-containing protein, whose product is MAIKKYIAMTLISLCLPSLSMNDNDREYLNFKLGGQIRQGNIPKIDKLLQQGADINPVGESLPPLHTAIMYKKPDIVAHLLSAGAHVNLLNMLGATPLHFAINVNNQDIVKQLINAGTDALIKDSEGKTALDLAQSPLRAEATSEERQNRTEIVRLLREHLVKSTTRLLGYARNDKGEPLKPIPQDIMTVIIGYAYGLPQP